The Coccidioides posadasii str. Silveira chromosome 2, complete sequence genomic interval AAACCAAGGCTATTCGAGGGgggctaaaaaaaaaaaaaaagatgggAGTTTATTATCTCATCTCACATTATAAAATCAAGCAAATGTCTATTTTTCAGAccgttctttttctttttctatttcttttttttttttcccttgacCCTCTCGCCTCTCACGAAGGTGGATATCGTTGATTTGACGGTCCCTGTTGATACGGGTTCTGCCCAGTCGAGTACCCTGCCGGGGGTGGTACAGGCCTTCGGGCCGTTTCAGACCCTTGGCCTGATCCTACCGGTGGGGCCGGGGTCGGCTGCTGGAACCCAGGTGCCTGGCCGGACTGTAGGGATTGACTAGAAGGGTTTTGTCTGTAGGGGTTTTGACTGCCCGATTGTAATTGTGGCTGGGGGAATTGCGACTCGTAGCTAAAGTAGCCCATTTCCGGGAGGCTAGGTGCGAGATTCTCTTCAGGCGTGTTGGGAGAGACCGCGGACGAGAGTGGGTTTGCGTGTCGCATGCCCGTGGAAGGCTGGCGGAGCAGAGGCCCGTCCTCGCTCACTCTTATCGTTGGCAGCTCATCGGTTCGGGTGCGATCCAACGCAACTGGACGTTGGTTCAGGGCGTCCGCGAACGTTGCCTCGCTACTACCGGCCGGTGGGCTGCGATACGAGAGACCGCTTGGGGAGCCTAGGGCATCATTTCCAGTGGCTTGGGCCCTATCATCGGCCGGCGACCTCTCGGACAATTTTTGCATCTCACTTGTTGGAACCATACGCTTGCTTTCCTTGTCGGCACTAAATTGCTCCTTGTTCGCTTGAGCCTGCTCATGCGAAATAGAAACCGAATACGAAGGCTTGGATGCGTCTCCAAGAGCTGCATCGCCGCCTCCAGGGCCATAAATCGGAATTTTGCGCAGCGCCAAAACCAAAGCGCACATGAACTTTGAGCGACGAGCGGCACGAACGGTCTCGTTAGACCAGTTGGACTTGTGCCGGATCTCGATCTTCAATTCCATCTTATCCATATTGCCAACGCCAACCACTTCGATGTCAACGTCGGCTTGGAAATCGCGGCAATTGTCCTTGTCAAGGACAAACTTCTGCATCTCCTGTTTCAACAGCTGGACATCCTCAAACGTAGTCCCAAAATCCACTGTTAAGGTGAGTTGCTCTTTCATCGCTTTCGATCGACTGATATTCTCGATCCAGCAAGTGTTCAGCACGATATTCGGAACCTGCGTCACTTTGAAGTCGTTGATATTCTTGAAGACCGTGAAGAGCAAGGAGATGCGCTCGACGATCAGTTGATTGCTGTTGATATCCACCCGGTCTCCGACATCATAAGGGTGCTAATGGATACATTGGTTAGTAACTGTACAACTTAATACCAAAAAGGGATGAGCCCCAACCCACTTTCACAAACAAGAAGATGCAAGAACCCAAAACTTCTTGAGCGGTGACCGCAAACACGAAGGAGAGCGACAGAAGCGCAGTCGCTCCGGCCGCAAGAGTGGTACCGAAACCCTTGTTAAGGAAGGCCACTTGAATCTTCGTTAGCACCAGCCtgcaaaaataaaaagaaaatatcaagGGCCGAATCATGCCATACCAAAAACCAAGATGACCAAGATGAAAACCACCGTGCAGAGGAGGTTATCCAGGACATGGATCGCCTGATCAACATCGTGCATACTCTTGGCTATGGCCTGTCTGTCTCTCCCGAACTCGGTGATGGTGAGGATCATCTCCTCAAGGCTGATGTCGCCATTATTATCTCTATCCAAAACAGCGAAGCATTCTTCCGCCTCCGCGCGGCGATCAGGTCCAAAAACCTCGTAAAGATCGTCGATGTAAAGCGCCTCACGGCCCGCAAGGACAAAGGACATCCACAGACGTCTCGCAAGAGCTTCGGACGACGAGCGCTTCTCCAAGGCCAGCGTGACAACCGAGTGAACGGCAGTGGGGTTGAAGACCTGTTTACCGGTGATCTCATGAGCAACTTGGCCAAACGCAGCGGTGATCTTATCCCCGACACGGCCGACATTCTGTATCAGACGCATCGGAGAGGCGGAGCCGGTTCTCTTGTGGGCCCTGCCTTTCTTCCCGAGCACGCCAACAATTGAGTCATTGATGATGTAGTCTTCGGCTTCGAACTCCTTGCAGTACTCCGGAAACATCTTTCGGGAAGCCTGGTAGAGCAAACCCACAAGATGAACATTTCGCTTTGAGGCTTGGATCCTCAAGTCGAACTGTTTGCGGTGATAGCTTATCGAGATCAGCTGAATGAGAACCTTTTCCGCAGCGAGAATCAAGCTGGAAATAAATGCAGCAAACAAAATGTTCTTAACTACATCCTCCCACTTTTTGATCGCGGTGTCGCCTCGGCTCACATTATCGGGATTCCGTGTCATCAACTAGATATGCATCCCCAGATTAATCGAAATCATCCAATGTAATCTCCACAAAATGAGGTAGATAGGCATCGCCATGTACTTACCGGGATAAATGTGGCCAACGAGGTCACCGACCATCCAACCAATGAGAAAGGAATTTCCAAGTTCCGAAGTATAAGAGCATACTTCCTCGTCCCGGAGCTGACGATTCCGCAAAGAAACTGGAAAAGGAACGGGATATAATGCGCGATAATCTTCGAAACCCATAAACTCAACCAGACGACTTCCACCCAGGTGAAAAACCAGACGATCCGGACTCCTCCAATCCGCACATTCTGCGCAGCGGTGGCCCCGATAATGATGGGGATAGCGATGAGCAACGCCAACGGCAGAACGTAGATGAAATATCTAGTAACGACAGAAAAATTCAGGATCTTGTTGTAAAACCGGCCCATCTGGGTCAACGTCCCATCCTCGGGTGCCTGGAGCTGCCGGCCAGTTCCATCGCTCACCACCCTGCGACCGTGGAACAGGTGGTTTTTCTCGAGGTGAGGTGAGGACGGATCGTTGGACACGATGTACTCCGCGCTGGCCTTGCGCGCACCGGTCTGGCTGGGCACAGTGGTCAGGGGAATGTTGATGGTTGCATCGTTCGAGCTAGCCATGTTAGTATCCGGCAGCTGCTGGAATCTGGAATGAGAAAACCGCTTCTGGCCGATCCCAGGCCGTCCGGTCATCGGCAGGAGAGGGACTACCACGGATCGAGAGGGTGggttttaaaaaaaaaaaaaataataggACAAGGGAGGGGAAGCGGAGGGTCGAAGCGTCGAGCTGCAGGGCCGGATTTGAGAATTATGTTTTTCCCCTCACCTCCGTGGTGCCAACGAGCCGAATATTCCCCCCACCTTATTTTTCTCTCTCGGCTAAGATATGCCTTTGAATTGAGTGAGGGTCCGATAACACGGGGGATCTTCAGATGTGAGAGATCGTCGTGTGGAGGAGGCAGGATAGCGTCGAATCGACCGCCAGAAAGAAACAACAAAAATGAACGAAAGTTGGAAGATTCTCTCCCCACGAGCAATTGTCTCAAATAGACCAGCGGGAAACGAAAGTGACGGCGagggaaagggaaaaaaaaaatgaaaataaaaataaaaataaaaggtACAAGACGCAAGCGATGAAACGAGTGTGGCGAAGAGGAGGACGGGGCTTAAGGGCCTTGGTCCGATCGCGTAGCGGAAGGTGATGTCAGGGACCAAAGGAGAGTCAGTCTTCTCAGGAAGATTCCATGGACATGCTCATCACGGACGACGGATGGAATTGCAAATGGGGAGAAATGGTCCGTGGTTTCTCAAGCAGCGGGCAAGGAcagggaaaaaagagaaaattaaCGGCGGTCGAGGTAGCACCAATTTTATATGGGCAGTTACAAGCGTGATCATAAATAGAACAAGCGGGCCGCCATGTTCTCCCATGCTACTAGAATTCTGGCCCGGGTTCCTGTGTGCGTGTTTCATCCTTTTAAGCCGACACTAACTAGTTCAGCATCTGGGTGAATTGGCCAATGGTACGCTAGAGTTGAGAAATGAACAGCCTGAAGCATCCAGTTACAAGGGGGGGAAGAAACCCCCCGTCATCGAAGGTGTGGCCCTCTTTTCTTCCGTGGCGAGAGACGGGGACATCCTCAATTGACCACTGGAGGCCCTAGGAACTAGCCATCCCCACAGCCATTAACGAGCTATGTAGGTCTGGCCCAAGCTTGGACGCGGAAGAGTGCAAACGGCCTGAAAACCTTTGATTGTACAGCC includes:
- a CDS encoding uncharacterized protein (EggNog:ENOG410PF8H~COG:M~TransMembrane:7 (o111-133i140-157o163-182i194-213o233-255i462-483o495-521i)~BUSCO:2314at33183), which gives rise to MTGRPGIGQKRFSHSRFQQLPDTNMASSNDATINIPLTTVPSQTGARKASAEYIVSNDPSSPHLEKNHLFHGRRVVSDGTGRQLQAPEDGTLTQMGRFYNKILNFSVVTRYFIYVLPLALLIAIPIIIGATAAQNVRIGGVRIVWFFTWVEVVWLSLWVSKIIAHYIPFLFQFLCGIVSSGTRKYALILRNLEIPFSLVGWSVTSLATFIPLMTRNPDNVSRGDTAIKKWEDVVKNILFAAFISSLILAAEKVLIQLISISYHRKQFDLRIQASKRNVHLVGLLYQASRKMFPEYCKEFEAEDYIINDSIVGVLGKKGRAHKRTGSASPMRLIQNVGRVGDKITAAFGQVAHEITGKQVFNPTAVHSVVTLALEKRSSSEALARRLWMSFVLAGREALYIDDLYEVFGPDRRAEAEECFAVLDRDNNGDISLEEMILTITEFGRDRQAIAKSMHDVDQAIHVLDNLLCTVVFILVILVFVAFLNKGFGTTLAAGATALLSLSFVFAVTAQEVLGSCIFLFVKHPYDVGDRVDINSNQLIVERISLLFTVFKNINDFKVTQVPNIVLNTCWIENISRSKAMKEQLTLTVDFGTTFEDVQLLKQEMQKFVLDKDNCRDFQADVDIEVVGVGNMDKMELKIEIRHKSNWSNETVRAARRSKFMCALVLALRKIPIYGPGGGDAALGDASKPSYSVSISHEQAQANKEQFSADKESKRMVPTSEMQKLSERSPADDRAQATGNDALGSPSGLSYRSPPAGSSEATFADALNQRPVALDRTRTDELPTIRVSEDGPLLRQPSTGMRHANPLSSAVSPNTPEENLAPSLPEMGYFSYESQFPQPQLQSGSQNPYRQNPSSQSLQSGQAPGFQQPTPAPPVGSGQGSETARRPVPPPAGYSTGQNPYQQGPSNQRYPPS